Proteins encoded by one window of bacterium:
- a CDS encoding alpha/beta hydrolase, whose protein sequence is MKPFYFGTPEKPLFGVFHPSPQKLNRKLGVVICNPIGQEHIRAHRALRLLAARLNHAGFHVLRFDYYGCGDSAGESEEGTLEQWRQDVEHAVVELKKNARVNQVALLGLRLGASLSWLAGSQREDVTCLMLWEPVISGAHYVQRLLVHHEQWGIDAGLQTKSTNGDLEVLGFPLPGTLRQSLARLNLFAAPPLRAKRVILLVNEEKPENLELRGHLAQFGSAIDYQQINGLRVWAKQAGADKGMVPVQILQALVAWLSQLDS, encoded by the coding sequence ATGAAACCATTCTACTTCGGCACCCCCGAAAAACCGTTGTTCGGAGTCTTCCACCCCTCGCCGCAGAAGCTCAATCGCAAGCTCGGCGTGGTGATCTGCAACCCCATTGGGCAGGAACACATCCGGGCGCATCGCGCGCTCCGCTTGCTGGCGGCGCGCCTCAACCACGCCGGCTTTCATGTGCTGCGCTTCGACTATTACGGCTGCGGCGATTCCGCCGGCGAAAGTGAAGAAGGCACGCTCGAACAATGGCGCCAGGATGTCGAGCACGCGGTGGTGGAGCTGAAGAAGAACGCGCGGGTGAACCAAGTGGCGTTGCTCGGCTTGCGGCTGGGCGCCTCGCTGTCATGGCTCGCCGGCAGCCAGCGGGAGGACGTCACCTGTCTCATGCTTTGGGAACCGGTGATCAGCGGCGCGCATTACGTCCAGCGCCTGCTGGTCCATCATGAGCAATGGGGGATCGATGCGGGTTTGCAGACCAAGTCCACGAACGGTGACTTGGAAGTGCTGGGTTTCCCCCTGCCCGGCACCCTGCGGCAAAGTCTGGCGCGGCTGAATTTGTTCGCCGCACCTCCGTTGCGGGCGAAGCGGGTCATCTTGCTGGTCAACGAGGAAAAGCCCGAGAATCTCGAACTGCGCGGCCACCTGGCTCAATTCGGCAGCGCAATTGATTACCAGCAGATCAACGGGCTCAGAGTGTGGGCCAAACAAGCCGGCGCCGACAAAGGCATGGTGCCGGTGCAAATCCTGCAGGCGTTGGTGGCGTGGCTTTCCCAACTCGACTCATGA
- a CDS encoding T9SS type A sorting domain-containing protein — protein MWKCGFLNLALWLFALAPAFAAVQEREIAPRATDNQIDKWNDNHIVCFDPAATPRNRLFVFLPGSHLNASDYQLLTQVAAEAGLHAISLNYPNSWTVNFDLCDNVNDASCYESCRLEIIDGIDRTTRVEVNRANSIENRLLKLLLYLDKNFPQEGWGQYVKGGESLVWEKMIVGGHSQGGGHSGVIAHHHRLERVLFFAGGEDGSMTTGLAPWINLNNATPPAGYYGFTHADDNLFGRQTVWNIWGMFAFGSLVTVDNTPAPFQGSHTLVSRRKVSDAHQSVAVDSKTPKVNNQPAYAEVWRYMMVGGTVSTGVVQEASAPPASFWLEQNHPNPFNPATTIRFAVPSDQFATLKVYDNLGKLVATLVHGMVKAGQHSVVFDSTGLASGLYWYRLETAEGLLQKSMQLVK, from the coding sequence ATGTGGAAGTGTGGCTTTCTCAATCTGGCGCTTTGGCTGTTCGCCCTGGCACCGGCTTTTGCCGCCGTGCAGGAACGTGAAATCGCGCCGCGCGCCACCGATAATCAAATCGACAAATGGAATGACAATCACATCGTGTGTTTCGACCCGGCGGCCACGCCCCGCAACCGCTTGTTCGTCTTCCTGCCGGGCTCGCATCTCAATGCGAGCGACTATCAACTCCTCACCCAAGTGGCGGCCGAGGCCGGCTTGCATGCGATCAGCTTGAACTATCCCAATTCCTGGACGGTGAATTTCGATCTTTGCGACAACGTCAATGACGCGAGCTGCTACGAGTCCTGCCGGCTGGAAATCATCGACGGCATTGACCGCACCACGCGCGTCGAGGTCAACCGGGCAAACTCCATCGAGAACCGTCTGCTCAAGCTGCTGCTTTACCTCGACAAGAACTTCCCGCAGGAAGGCTGGGGGCAATATGTCAAAGGCGGCGAAAGTCTGGTTTGGGAAAAGATGATCGTCGGCGGCCATTCGCAGGGCGGCGGCCATTCCGGCGTCATTGCCCACCATCATCGGCTGGAACGCGTGCTGTTTTTTGCCGGCGGTGAAGACGGCAGCATGACCACCGGCTTGGCGCCGTGGATCAACCTCAACAATGCCACGCCGCCCGCAGGTTACTACGGTTTCACCCATGCGGATGACAATCTCTTTGGCCGGCAGACGGTCTGGAACATTTGGGGCATGTTTGCCTTCGGCAGTCTGGTAACGGTGGACAACACGCCGGCGCCGTTTCAAGGGTCGCACACGCTGGTGAGCCGGCGTAAAGTCAGCGACGCGCATCAAAGCGTGGCAGTGGACAGCAAGACGCCCAAGGTCAACAATCAGCCCGCGTATGCGGAAGTGTGGCGCTACATGATGGTTGGCGGCACGGTTTCCACCGGCGTCGTGCAGGAGGCCAGCGCTCCGCCCGCCTCGTTTTGGCTCGAACAAAACCATCCCAACCCCTTCAATCCCGCCACGACGATTCGCTTTGCGGTTCCGAGCGATCAGTTCGCCACTTTGAAAGTCTATGACAATCTCGGCAAGCTCGTCGCCACGCTGGTCCATGGCATGGTGAAAGCCGGCCAGCACAGCGTGGTGTTCGATTCGACCGGGCTGGCCAGCGGCTTGTATTGGTATCGCCTGGAAACTGCGGAGGGATTACTGCAGAAGTCGATGCAACTGGTGAAATGA
- a CDS encoding amino acid adenylation domain-containing protein, producing the protein MSFDPQRVADLSAEAKRALLAQLLKQKGATPSQNYPLSFAQQRLWYLDQLEPGSAAYHLPLAVRLNGPLNVAALEEACVQIIKRHESLRTTFELVEGEPVQRISPPALFKLEMESLLTVAPAERDAEVRRRVREQALLPFHLATGPLLRLKLYRLAEDEHVVFVCMHHIISDGWSRGVFVNEMAALYRAFAGGNPVSLPELPIQYVDFAQWQRNWLQGEVLEKQLAYWKKQLAGLTTLQLPTDRPRPPVQTYRGARQSFHLTPALTQALQELSQREAVTLFMTLLAAFQTLLHRHAQQTDIAVGTPIANRTRAETEGLIGFFANTLVMRTDFSGDPTFRALLQRVRETALGAYAHQDLPFERLVEELQPERDLSRSPLFQVMFILQNTPKRPAEEQPDLAVTVLESDGGTAMFDLTLSLTEAEHGGLTGYLEYNTDLFEHLTIARWLARLQTLLAGVAADPNQPVSQLPVLPPAEREQLLVEWNATQADYPGLCLHELLAAQAAATPASVAAVFEQQELTYAELDARANQLAHHLRGLGLQPEELVGICVERSLDMVIGLLGILKAGGAYVPLDPSFPPDRLAFMVEDSGLRILVTQSTLLESLPEHNAELVCLDTDWDFIEGRSRAHPAKVNTPDHLAYVIYTSGSTGTPKGVQISHKAVVNFLHSLRQRPGLAANDVLVAVTTLSFDIAGLELYLPLLVGGRVVIASRETASDGTALLDLLTRAQATVMQATPATWRLLLAAGWERGAGLKVLCGGEALPRELAVQLLERSSALWNMYGPTETTIWSTLHPVEQSNAAIVIGRPIANTQVYILDAQLQPVPIGVVGDLYLGGEGLARGYWRRPGLTAEKFIAHPFSRTPGERLYKTGDLARYLWDGTIDFLGRGDHQVKVRGFRIELEEIEAVLGQHPAVQAAVVMAREDVPGDQRLVAYLLAGGQQASGSELRNFLRLKLPDYMLPSAFVTLPAFPLTPNGKVDRRRLPPPEGQVADEVRTTHVAPRTPVEELIVQIWREALKIEHVGVRDNFFDLGGHSLLSMQVIARLEKATGHRLHPRDMILQTAEQLAAVLEARQAAAAKNGAARQPAGAPAAATA; encoded by the coding sequence ATGAGTTTTGACCCACAACGGGTTGCTGACCTTTCTGCCGAAGCCAAGCGGGCTTTGCTCGCGCAGTTGCTGAAACAAAAAGGGGCCACACCCTCACAGAATTATCCGCTGTCCTTCGCGCAACAACGGCTGTGGTATCTCGACCAGCTCGAGCCCGGCAGCGCGGCCTATCATCTGCCCCTGGCCGTTCGTTTGAACGGACCGTTGAACGTGGCGGCGCTGGAGGAAGCCTGCGTGCAAATCATCAAGCGCCACGAGAGCCTGCGCACGACTTTTGAACTCGTCGAGGGCGAGCCAGTGCAGCGCATTTCGCCGCCGGCACTTTTCAAACTCGAAATGGAATCGCTGCTGACGGTCGCGCCGGCGGAACGGGACGCGGAAGTGCGGCGCCGCGTGCGTGAGCAGGCGCTGCTGCCCTTCCATCTCGCCACCGGCCCGCTGTTGCGCCTCAAGCTGTACCGCCTGGCGGAAGACGAGCACGTGGTGTTCGTGTGCATGCACCATATCATCTCCGACGGCTGGTCGCGCGGCGTGTTCGTCAATGAAATGGCCGCCTTGTACCGGGCGTTTGCCGGCGGCAACCCGGTTTCGCTGCCCGAGCTGCCCATTCAATATGTCGATTTTGCGCAGTGGCAGCGCAACTGGCTGCAGGGCGAGGTGTTGGAAAAGCAGCTTGCCTATTGGAAAAAACAACTCGCCGGCCTGACCACGCTGCAACTTCCCACCGACCGGCCGCGGCCGCCGGTGCAGACTTATCGCGGCGCCCGCCAATCGTTCCACCTCACGCCGGCCCTGACGCAAGCGCTGCAGGAGCTTTCCCAGCGCGAAGCGGTCACTCTGTTCATGACGCTGCTGGCTGCTTTTCAGACTTTGCTGCACCGCCACGCGCAGCAGACCGACATCGCAGTGGGCACTCCCATTGCCAACCGGACCCGCGCGGAAACCGAAGGCCTGATCGGCTTTTTCGCCAACACCCTGGTGATGCGCACCGACTTTTCCGGCGATCCCACTTTTCGCGCGCTGTTGCAGCGCGTGCGCGAAACCGCGCTCGGCGCTTATGCCCATCAGGATTTGCCCTTCGAACGTCTGGTCGAAGAGCTGCAGCCCGAGCGCGACTTGAGCCGCAGCCCGCTCTTCCAGGTGATGTTCATTCTGCAAAATACTCCCAAGCGGCCGGCGGAAGAACAGCCGGACCTGGCGGTGACCGTGCTGGAAAGCGACGGCGGCACCGCGATGTTCGACTTGACACTTTCGCTCACCGAGGCGGAACACGGCGGCCTCACCGGTTATCTCGAATACAACACCGACTTGTTCGAGCATCTCACCATCGCGCGCTGGCTGGCGCGCTTGCAGACGTTGCTTGCCGGCGTGGCCGCAGATCCGAATCAGCCCGTGTCGCAACTGCCGGTGCTGCCGCCCGCCGAACGCGAGCAATTGCTGGTCGAGTGGAACGCAACCCAGGCCGACTACCCCGGCCTTTGCTTGCATGAGTTGCTGGCTGCGCAAGCCGCCGCCACTCCCGCGAGCGTGGCGGCGGTGTTCGAGCAGCAAGAGTTGACTTACGCCGAACTCGATGCCCGCGCCAATCAACTGGCGCATCATCTGCGCGGACTCGGCTTGCAGCCGGAAGAGTTGGTCGGCATTTGTGTCGAGCGCTCACTCGACATGGTCATCGGCCTGCTGGGTATTCTCAAAGCAGGCGGCGCCTATGTGCCGCTCGATCCTTCCTTTCCGCCCGATCGATTGGCTTTCATGGTGGAAGATTCCGGCCTGCGCATTCTGGTCACCCAGTCGACGCTGTTGGAGAGTCTTCCGGAGCACAACGCCGAGCTGGTATGCCTCGATACGGATTGGGATTTCATCGAGGGCCGGAGCCGCGCGCATCCCGCCAAGGTGAACACGCCGGATCATCTGGCTTATGTGATCTACACCTCCGGTTCCACCGGCACCCCCAAGGGCGTGCAAATTTCGCACAAGGCCGTTGTGAATTTCTTGCACTCGCTGCGGCAACGGCCCGGTCTGGCAGCGAACGATGTGTTGGTGGCAGTCACCACGCTCTCTTTCGACATTGCCGGACTGGAGCTTTATCTGCCGTTGCTGGTCGGCGGCCGCGTGGTGATCGCCAGCCGCGAGACCGCGAGCGACGGCACGGCGCTGCTGGATTTGCTCACCCGCGCGCAGGCCACCGTCATGCAAGCCACGCCTGCCACCTGGCGATTGCTGCTCGCTGCCGGCTGGGAGCGCGGCGCCGGCCTGAAAGTCTTGTGCGGCGGTGAAGCCTTGCCGCGTGAGCTGGCCGTGCAGCTTCTCGAGCGCAGCAGCGCACTGTGGAACATGTACGGCCCGACTGAAACCACGATCTGGTCAACCCTGCATCCGGTGGAACAAAGCAATGCCGCCATCGTCATCGGCCGGCCGATCGCCAACACCCAGGTCTACATTCTCGATGCCCAGTTACAGCCGGTGCCCATCGGCGTGGTTGGCGATCTTTACCTCGGCGGCGAGGGCCTGGCGCGCGGCTATTGGCGCCGGCCGGGATTGACCGCAGAGAAGTTCATCGCCCATCCCTTTAGCCGCACGCCGGGAGAGCGCCTTTACAAAACCGGCGATCTGGCGCGCTATCTGTGGGACGGTACCATTGATTTCCTCGGTCGCGGCGATCATCAAGTGAAAGTGCGCGGCTTCCGCATCGAACTGGAAGAGATCGAAGCTGTGCTCGGCCAGCATCCCGCAGTGCAGGCCGCGGTGGTGATGGCGCGCGAAGACGTGCCCGGCGATCAGCGCCTGGTGGCTTACTTGCTCGCCGGCGGCCAGCAGGCCAGCGGCAGCGAATTACGCAATTTCCTGCGTCTGAAGCTACCGGATTACATGTTGCCCTCCGCCTTTGTAACACTGCCGGCCTTTCCACTGACGCCCAACGGCAAGGTGGATCGCCGCCGCCTGCCGCCGCCGGAGGGGCAGGTCGCCGACGAAGTGCGGACAACCCACGTTGCCCCGCGCACCCCGGTGGAAGAACTGATCGTGCAGATTTGGCGGGAGGCATTGAAAATCGAGCACGTCGGTGTGCGTGACAATTTCTTCGATCTCGGTGGCCATTCCTTGCTGTCGATGCAGGTGATCGCGCGTTTGGAGAAAGCCACCGGCCATCGCCTGCACCCGCGTGACATGATCCTGCAAACCGCCGAGCAGCTCGCGGCAGTGCTGGAAGCGCGCCAGGCGGCTGCGGCCAAGAACGGCGCGGCGCGCCAACCGGCCGGCGCGCCGGCGGCGGCAACGGCATAG
- a CDS encoding amino acid adenylation domain-containing protein, translating to MSTIEFLSHLRSRNIHLGVEGDKLHLNAPKGALTDELRAELSRRKAEILAFLQETATPRPADQPPPLARLSREGDLPLSFAQQRLWVLDQLDPESPAYNIPLALRLTGRLDETALVRSLNEIFRRHEGLRTAFAEVSGQPRQIIAPPAPLPLEEIDLQALSRAEQEKQIVALAEAEALRPFKLSAGPLLRVTLMRLSGRAHVLLMVMHHIISDAWSLGVLFRELVTLYEAYAGGRASPLPELGMQYADYAQWQRQWLQGGVLETQAQFWRKQLSGVPVLELPGDFPRPAVQTFNGRRRPFDLPHSLKEGLSVLCLEEGVTLFMVLLAAFETLLYRYTGQTDLAVGSPIANRRRVETEPLIGFFVNTLVYRGDLSGDPTFRELVQRVKEVALGAYAHQDVPFERLVEMLQPDRDLSHSPLFQVMFIFQNTPVPTTSLPGLEVSQIDFQAGTAKFDLTLSLFDGQERLRGSLEYNSDLFKAETIERMLHHFLTLLRSIAEDPDQRLSELPLLTASERRKLLVDWNATHRDYARDRCVHELFEARAAAAPDRLAAEYDGQTITYAELNRRANQLAHHLRAWGVGPESLVGVCLERSLEMLIALLAVHKAGGAYVPLDPAFPPDRLAYMLEDSKAAVLLTQQSLRAALPQHRAAVLCLEAEAQAIAGQREDNPGRLATPQHLAYVIYTSGSTGKPKGVQVLQGAVVNFLESMREAPGMQADDVLLAVTTLSFDIAGLELFLPLIVGGRVVIASRETASDGAALLQLLEESQATLMQATPATWRLLLAAGWQKSPALKILCGGEAMPGELAQALLPRCAELWNLYGPTETTIWSTLQKVEQAAGGFIAIGRPLANTQVYILDAALNPTPIGIPGELYLGGEGLARGYLHRPDLTAEKFIPHPLAAQLGERLYRTGDLARYLADGAIEFIGRIDQQVKIRGFRIELGEIETVLARHTQVKQVAVIAREDTPGDKRLVAYLVPDKAAAPSASELRQWLRESLPDYMLPAAFVFLESFPLTPNGKVNRRALPRPELSASERETEYVAPRDAREEKIAAIWRELLQHERIGVFDNFFHLGGHSLLATQLVTRLRQVFGVPVPLRRVFEEATIAGLAAYLAEHADGLAAAPAERIQPIARPAMPEVEKLSDEEVEALLQQMMAAPTP from the coding sequence ATGTCAACCATCGAATTTCTCTCCCACCTTCGTTCGCGCAACATCCACCTCGGCGTGGAAGGCGACAAGCTGCACCTCAACGCACCCAAAGGCGCCTTGACCGATGAATTGCGCGCGGAATTGAGCCGGCGCAAGGCGGAGATTTTGGCATTCCTGCAGGAAACCGCCACGCCCCGGCCCGCCGACCAGCCGCCGCCGCTCGCACGCCTTTCCCGTGAGGGCGACCTGCCGCTGTCGTTCGCGCAACAGCGCTTGTGGGTGCTCGATCAACTCGACCCGGAAAGTCCGGCCTACAACATTCCGCTCGCCCTGCGCCTGACCGGCCGCCTCGATGAAACCGCGCTGGTACGAAGCCTGAATGAAATTTTCCGCCGCCACGAAGGCCTGCGCACCGCCTTCGCCGAGGTCAGCGGCCAGCCCCGGCAAATCATCGCGCCGCCCGCGCCGCTGCCCCTCGAGGAGATTGATCTGCAAGCGTTGAGCCGGGCAGAGCAGGAAAAGCAAATCGTCGCGCTCGCGGAGGCGGAGGCGCTCCGGCCTTTCAAGCTCTCCGCCGGCCCGCTCTTGCGCGTGACGCTGATGCGGCTGTCCGGCCGCGCGCACGTCCTGCTCATGGTCATGCATCACATCATTTCTGATGCCTGGTCCCTGGGCGTTTTGTTTCGCGAACTGGTGACGTTGTATGAAGCCTATGCCGGCGGCCGGGCTTCGCCGCTGCCGGAACTCGGCATGCAATACGCGGATTATGCGCAGTGGCAGCGGCAATGGTTGCAAGGCGGGGTGCTCGAAACGCAAGCGCAATTTTGGCGCAAACAACTCTCCGGCGTGCCGGTGCTGGAATTGCCGGGCGATTTTCCCCGGCCGGCGGTGCAAACCTTCAACGGCCGGCGCCGGCCCTTCGATTTGCCGCACAGCCTGAAAGAAGGCTTGTCGGTGTTGTGCCTGGAAGAAGGCGTGACTCTGTTCATGGTCTTGTTGGCGGCATTCGAAACGCTGCTCTACCGCTATACCGGTCAAACCGATCTTGCCGTGGGTTCGCCCATCGCTAATCGCCGCCGCGTCGAGACTGAACCGCTTATCGGCTTCTTCGTGAACACGCTGGTGTATCGCGGCGATCTGTCCGGCGATCCCACGTTTCGCGAGCTGGTGCAGCGCGTGAAGGAAGTGGCGCTCGGTGCCTATGCCCATCAAGACGTGCCGTTCGAGCGGCTGGTGGAAATGCTGCAGCCCGATCGCGATCTCAGTCACTCCCCGCTGTTTCAGGTGATGTTCATTTTTCAGAATACGCCGGTGCCCACCACCTCGCTGCCCGGCCTGGAGGTGAGCCAGATCGATTTTCAAGCCGGCACCGCCAAATTCGATTTGACCCTGAGCCTGTTCGACGGCCAGGAGCGGCTGCGCGGCAGCCTGGAGTACAACTCCGATCTCTTCAAGGCGGAAACCATCGAGCGCATGCTGCATCACTTTCTCACGCTGTTGCGCAGCATTGCCGAGGATCCCGATCAACGTCTCTCCGAACTGCCGTTGCTTACCGCTTCCGAGCGCCGCAAGCTGCTGGTCGATTGGAACGCCACGCACCGCGATTATGCCCGCGACCGCTGCGTGCATGAGTTGTTCGAAGCCCGGGCCGCGGCTGCGCCCGATCGTCTTGCCGCGGAGTATGACGGGCAGACCATCACTTACGCAGAATTGAATCGCCGCGCCAATCAGCTTGCCCACCATCTGCGCGCTTGGGGCGTCGGGCCTGAAAGCCTGGTGGGCGTGTGCCTGGAACGCTCGCTGGAGATGTTGATTGCCCTGCTGGCGGTGCACAAAGCCGGTGGTGCCTACGTGCCGCTCGATCCTGCTTTTCCGCCGGACCGGCTGGCTTACATGCTGGAAGATTCGAAGGCGGCAGTTCTGCTCACGCAGCAATCCTTGCGCGCAGCGCTGCCGCAACACCGCGCGGCCGTGCTCTGCCTGGAAGCAGAGGCGCAAGCGATTGCCGGCCAACGCGAGGACAATCCCGGGCGCCTGGCCACGCCGCAGCATCTCGCCTATGTGATTTACACCTCCGGCTCCACCGGCAAACCCAAAGGCGTGCAAGTGCTGCAAGGCGCAGTGGTGAATTTTCTGGAGTCGATGCGGGAGGCGCCGGGCATGCAGGCCGATGACGTGCTGCTGGCCGTCACCACGCTCTCCTTCGACATTGCGGGCCTGGAGTTGTTCCTGCCGCTGATCGTCGGCGGCCGCGTCGTCATTGCCAGCCGCGAGACCGCCAGCGATGGGGCGGCCCTGCTGCAGTTGCTCGAGGAATCACAGGCCACCCTCATGCAGGCGACGCCGGCCACCTGGCGGCTGTTGCTGGCCGCAGGCTGGCAGAAGAGCCCTGCGTTGAAAATCTTGTGCGGCGGCGAGGCCATGCCGGGCGAGCTGGCGCAGGCGCTGCTGCCGCGCTGCGCCGAGCTGTGGAATCTGTACGGACCGACTGAGACCACGATTTGGTCGACCCTGCAAAAAGTCGAACAGGCTGCCGGCGGTTTCATTGCCATTGGCCGCCCGCTTGCCAACACGCAAGTTTACATTTTGGACGCGGCGCTCAATCCCACGCCCATCGGCATTCCGGGAGAATTGTACCTCGGCGGCGAGGGGTTGGCGCGCGGCTACTTGCACCGGCCGGATTTGACCGCGGAGAAATTCATTCCTCACCCGCTGGCCGCGCAGCTCGGCGAGCGGCTGTATCGTACCGGTGATCTGGCGCGCTATCTCGCCGACGGCGCGATCGAGTTCATCGGCCGCATCGATCAGCAAGTGAAGATTCGCGGCTTTCGCATCGAACTGGGTGAAATCGAAACCGTGCTCGCCCGGCATACGCAGGTCAAGCAGGTGGCCGTGATCGCGCGCGAGGACACGCCGGGCGACAAGCGATTGGTGGCTTATCTCGTTCCGGACAAGGCCGCGGCGCCCAGTGCGAGTGAATTGCGGCAGTGGCTGCGGGAGAGCCTGCCGGACTACATGCTGCCGGCGGCCTTCGTCTTCCTGGAAAGTTTTCCGCTTACCCCCAACGGCAAAGTGAATCGCCGCGCGCTGCCGCGGCCGGAGCTGTCCGCAAGCGAGCGGGAAACCGAATATGTTGCCCCGCGCGATGCCCGCGAGGAAAAGATTGCTGCAATCTGGCGCGAATTGCTGCAGCATGAGCGCATCGGCGTGTTCGACAACTTCTTCCATCTCGGCGGCCACTCGCTGCTGGCCACCCAGCTCGTCACGCGGCTCAGGCAGGTTTTCGGCGTGCCGGTGCCGCTGCGCCGCGTTTTCGAAGAAGCGACCATTGCCGGATTGGCGGCGTATCTGGCCGAACATGCCGATGGCTTGGCCGCCGCGCCGGCGGAGCGCATTCAACCGATCGCACGTCCCGCGATGCCCGAGGTCGAGAAGCTCTCCGATGAAGAAGTGGAAGCGCTATTGCAGCAGATGATGGCCGCGCCCACGCCGTAA